A part of Stegostoma tigrinum isolate sSteTig4 chromosome 6, sSteTig4.hap1, whole genome shotgun sequence genomic DNA contains:
- the LOC125453590 gene encoding trophoblast glycoprotein-like has protein sequence MSGVKLWSTYLRQIRMPLWPFSVAVLGVIVSWPGVCPCPSECKCMDESTLVECKNTNLTQIPWGIPPSTQSLLITGNNISLLRRSAFEGNGSGFFYLGMLSLPGNQIKGIEPSAFEGLANLRTLNLSGNTLSSIATDAFLGLCQLHSLSMNSALEPSVEDQLWNALHPSNLPNLTELHVAGNYLTKLSEEAMSTGSSLQLLDLRSNLLQSITKQTITLWHSHNKLKVYLSSNPWMCDCELRPVYWWLRNTSQISDGQLLTCFSPSNLNGSILSQLRPEHLVCPEDTAASFVFLGIVLALIAATFVTVLYLNRRGLKRWARNFRYACHDQMEGYQYRYEQDPEPRLARVTAVI, from the coding sequence ATGAGCGGAGTGAAGCTGTGGAGCACTTACCTCAGGCAAATCCGAATGCCTCTCTGGCCCTTCTCTGTGGCTGTGCTCGGCGTTATAGTGTCCTGGCCTGGGGTGTGCCCCTGCCCATCAGAGTGCAAGTGCATGGATGAGTCAACATTGGTGGAGTGCAAGAACACCAACCTGACCCAGATCCCGTGGGGAATTCCTCCAAGCACCCAGAGCCTGCTCATCACCGGCAACAACATCTCGCTCCTGAGGAGGTCAGCTTTTGAGGGCAATGGATCCGGGTTCTTCTATCTGGGAATGCTCTCTCTCCCGGGAAACCAGATCAAAGGCATCGAGCCCTCTGCCTTTGAAGGCTTAGCCAACCTCAGGACCTTGAACCTAAGTGGCAACACCTTATCATCCATTGCCACAGATGCGTTCCTTGGTCTTTGCCAGCTGCACAGTTTAAGCATGAACTCTGCTCTTGAGCCATCAGTGGAGGATCAGCTGTGGAACGCGTTGCATCCTAGTAATCTCCCCAACCTGACTGAGCTGCATGTGGCTGGGAACTACCTAACCAAGCTTTCAGAGGAAGCAATGTCCACCGGCTCCAGCTTGCAGCTCTTGGATCTAAGGAGCAACCTGTTGCAGAGTATCACGAAGCAGACCATCACCCTTTGGCACAGCCACAACAAGCTAAAGGTTTACTTGTCCTCCAACCCATGGATGTGCGACTGTGAGCTTCGCCCTGTGTACTGGTGGCTCAGGAACACGTCCCAGATCAGTGATGGGCAGCTGCTCACTTGCTTCAGCCCCAGTAACTTGAATGGAAGCATCCTCAGCCAACTCAGACCTGAACATCTTGTGTGTCCAGAGGACACAGCAGCTTCCTTTGTGTTCCTTGGGATTGTCTTGGCTCTTATCGCGGCCACCTTTGTCACGGTCCTGTACTTGAACAGGAGAGGCTTAAAGAGATGGGCCAGAAATTTCCGATATGCTTGCCACGATCAGATGGAAGGTTACCAGTACAGATATGAACAGGATCCCGAGCCCAGGCTGGCCCGTGTTACAGCTGTAATCTAG